Genomic segment of Vitis riparia cultivar Riparia Gloire de Montpellier isolate 1030 chromosome 19, EGFV_Vit.rip_1.0, whole genome shotgun sequence:
AAGATAGATAAGCAACACTTTTCATATTGTGTTGTCCTTTTTTGGCAAGCTTATCGAAGAATGTTTGAAGTTTGGCTTGGACTTTAAGCCCTTTTGCTTGATGAGATTTGTAAGACtattttttccattcatttGCTTCCAAATTCAAGAAATGTGGCCCTTTACTCCaatgaaccttttttttttttaatttaatttttttttaagaagtttCTAATGAAAGACTATTCTCTtctattttatatcttttaatactaatttaatttattttaatttttaagaattgattTATGGTTTCGTAGTTGCTTGTTGAATCTTGTATCGTTCACGTCATCTATTTCATTCAACTAAGCTCCATTAACttgtatattttcaaaaactggtTGATTTTTCGATCAATTTGATGATAGCTTGAactaatcaaaattttcttgtccACAAATGCCCAGTTCATATATGAGTACATAAAATGAGGattcaagtcattttttttaaaggacttctattttcctttttcctttttatggaGTCTATGTTCATGTATGcttaatattaaaacaaaacctcgtattaataagaaaatttcttatttcatcaaagaaaaatctCACTCGTCaaaattttccccttttgttcttctagtttttcttttattttcttctccgaGCAATTATCTTTCATACATACATTTGTTATTCATACAAGCTGAATTTGAAGatgtaattgttttcaaaactaaataTTTCCTTTGCATTTGGGTGTATTAGTGCTAAAAAAAGAAACCATTTTGATAGGaaaatttcctatttctttgAACACGTCCTCTTTCCCCTAATGACAAaatgatttgagttttttttctttttggtacaTGCTCCCTCTTATTGCTAATAGAATCATGAGTCAGGGTAACGTCTTGTCCtatcttatatttaaaatgaccctaatttttttttttcattttctccttcttaatacataaaataagaaaatacaattttaaataaaatatactataaaattttgaaatatttaatttatttaggaaatatatttattttagaataatttaaatttataaaataaataaatattaaaaataataattaacaaagcACTAGACAATTATAGGAAATTCTCATATAAGCTCTACCCTACTTATGTCTTCTACCTACTTACCTACTTATGTTTTTATTGGAACAAGAATAAGAACAGTTTTTATACTTGTTCTTAGCTTATCACAGGATTCTTTATCGTGACCCTTTTGGTACAAAGGCTTGAGGATATACTAAGCCACCAAAGAGAAGTACAATAAAAggcaaaagcaaaaggaaactcaCAATCACCCATGTTGAGAGATGGAGGTGCTTCATAACCTAGGCTAGGCGTAGAAAAAGAGTATGCAGATGAGACTCACATGGTTGCTTTCCTTGTATGTTGGTTGTGCAAATTTCTCCTTCCTGAGAGAGATTCACCAAAAATTGAATCTAGGGTCTCTAAGGTTGTGAGTAAAATGGCACAGGGCTCCACTCATTCTATCACACCATCCCTAAGCCATCCAACACTTTAATGGGTTGAACGAGATTGAGGACTCTTTTTGGAATCTAAAGCTAGTGCACCTTCCTTCCCTACCCTATTATTTGTATAGAAATTAAGTGACCATCCAACAATGAACTATTCTTTAGGAGCACAGCATGGTAAGCATATGATCTTGATTCATGACTTGTCTATTTGTGATAAGAAGTCTGATTACCTAGTAAGATGAGAAAATTATCATGTAATCCAACCATacaattttcattgttttagactaaaatttatttaattctaaatagagcttaaaattaaatagtgtttaataatgttaagtttatttgttttctattaagtattaagaagtaaaataataataataataataatctgaTAGGTTACTTTTAACATTCAAAAAAGGcaaatattttagctttttgtattcaataaaaaaattaaaaattaagtaataagttaacaaaaagtaaataaacaaacaatctaaactctgaaagcaaattactttcagcaaaaaattaaaaaaacaaataccacctaagatataaaaactaaaccaaaaagGACAGTTCATAGTTTCATTACCTTACAACTTGAATTTTCTATCGAAGAATTGAAAGGACAAACGAATGAGAAATTGATGGATGAAAGACAAGATATACCGTTCTGCTCTAACTGTGACTACCCTTATGTGGATATGAGGTGGTTGTTTAATCCtgtgaatattattaaaatttataggcACTTCTAGCTGCTTGATGCAGTCCTGGACTGCAATCAGCCCAGCAGTGAGGAGCTATAATGGcaggtattttttttatcagatacAATGGTAGTTGTTATCTCAACACAATTTATTGGATTTGCATctgcaaaagaaataaaatcaatgcTCTTCTGGAACTTCCCATTCCAATATACTATCCTGTTCGAACATGTATATAAAACCCGTTTACCCAactgaaatttcaaaccaagcGCCCTCCCCTTTTGCAAGGGaaataaataatgaagaaaagaatATATTGTCTGTTGAGGTAATGGTGAAGCAGACTTATCCTGTTGGTCAAGCCATTACAAAGTTCACAGACCAGAGTTGAAATGTTCTACTTTACCTTTTTCAGGAGGTTAGCAGTCTGGAACTCAGCATCATCCTTGATGAAACTCCACCAGATATAGGTGAGGGGGATAGTGGTAGCATGCCAAAGAGCATGAGCATCAACAAATCCTTCATATGGAGGGAAATCATAGATCTCCAGGAGCATTGCAAGACCACCTCCCACAACCACTGTCCACAACTTCCAGCGAGAAGGATGACGAGTGACACCAGCCCATATCGCCCAAATGAGAAGTTGAGCAACACCCATGACAACACACACTTTCATGTTCCACCCTGTCCGATTTTCAAAAAGTTGGTcagataatcataaaaaatacaaggaaaactAAAACTAATGTCCAGTGGCTACAGTCCTAAAGGAGATAAGCAGCTGCTCAAACCCTTAAAGTGAGATTTCCTTCCAGTGTTAGAAACATGGGAAGAGGCAGTGATACATAAAGGTTTTCAGGCTCTAACTGATGATCAGGAAGTAAATAGAATCTACCAAGCATTTGAAATATCACTATGAATTTACATATGGCTGATGATCTAGATACACGAGTACTTTTCAGCAGTAAATAGAAGAAATATAGGTTGTATGCTAATGCATAGCTTGTGGATCACACAGGAGGGTATGAAAGAAGGTGATGATACCATAGTCAAATTTATAGAAGTTGAGGTACAATATATGGGTGGTCACAAAAGCTAGCAGCGGAGCAGAAACCATGACTCTGGCAGCCTCAACCCTGACATTGAAGCATCTTAGTATGGCAAGAATGAGTGAGAACCCAAGTAATGCCACTGCAGATGAGTAGTCCAGCTTCTCAGTCAAATCCACATCTCTGTAGTTCCATGAGACAACTcaataagaaataagaaaaacatcGTACTATAACATAAGACTGAACCAGCTGAACTGATGAGCACATAAATATAGTTCATATGGTTTGCAAATTCTGTTCAATTGAAATGTGGACGGATACATGACCAAAACTTATCCAACAATAGTCTTTCATATTTCTACTTCTCTTTATTttacccaaaaacaaaaaaaaaaatgatagacccataaaaggaaagaaattaacaaaaaaaattatttaattgattgcatcatataaaacaaataaacaacaCTAGCATCTATTAGCAAATGTACAAGTATATACCCATCTATCAAGAAGAGTCTTGTTTTACCTTTCTCATGGCTCACCTTAACCATGTTGGCTGGACAAACAACCATGCCTGTTGTCCATGtttcatcaaaattcatggtttttttaaaaaacatttcagGTCACCTTGGCAGACAATGACAACCATGTTTCTATCCTGATCACATTATCCTACAGTAGGTATATTGCACCAAAAGGTAAGTGCAAACCATCCTAGCTGAACCAAACCCATTTAACAAATTAAGAACCCCAATCTAATGACAGAAAAATCTAGACAGGTTGATAAGTTCTTTCTTTGGTTGCATACCCTGTTTGTAAGGTTAATGATAAATCACTTACCAATCCGaatacaaaaatagaaataggCAGTAGCCAAATCTTTTCCTCATGGCAATGGTGAGGGAAAAACACAATATAACAAACTCTGTCCCTTGCTTCTGCCTTCTATCTTTAATCAGATACAAGAACTCAAggaaataacattaaaatggtgaaaaataaaataaaagcctACCGACTATGGAATACAGCACTCCAGAACCAGGAGTTCATTGATAAGAGTCCATATATATGCCACAAACAGGTATATTCATAGTATGCCTTCTTATTTGGCTTCAGTGGCAACTTGTAGTtcagaagaatgaagaaggacaGCCAACCATGGAACTGCATTGCAAGGTTGAGAGCAGAGAGGGCTACAGAAGCAGGCTCCTGAGTAAATGATTGACATCACTAAAATGCATCAAACTGGAAATTATAATAGCACTTCCTgctaaatcaaaagaaattcataATGAGGAATGACATACCTGAATCCCATACACGCGTTTGAAGGGCCATTTACCGTGATACTTGACAGGCCCATTACCAAGtgcttctctttctttctctctgtcAAGCATGCAATAGTAACGACAATCACTCTGACAATCCCATTGTTTCCACCGCAAATAAAGAGGTTCTTGCAGATACCATGGACCATCAACAACTGCACCATCTGAAGGGAATTTGCAGTGTGGAAAGCATCTTTCCCCGACACATCCAGTCTTTTCACATTGTTCTACACAAGCCCTAGAATCCAAAGATTAAACAAGATCATAAAActtaaatcttttatataaaaataaaaataaaatcaattaagagggagggggggagagagagagagagagaaggggggggggggggggggggggggcaacattaaaatataaatcaagaaCAAGTACCCATATTCAAAGCACCTGTAACAATTGAAATATAAATCAAGAACAAGAAAGCATTAAAATATAAATCGAGAACAGATGCCCATACTCAAAACACCTGCAACAATTAAATGCTCAGCCATTACAATCAAACAAGTCAAAGAATGAAATCCAGTTATTCTAATTGTTTGATTATATTCCCCTTGGGAAATCCTTCCATGCAAAATATGCAATTGAGAAGagtctatttttaagaaatatgaaaattggcTCTAGAGGAATGCAATAAAGGATGCAAGATTGGCAAGAAGAAGATGGAAAAAGGAAGGATCGATATTCAAGAACAATGGCTTAAGTTTGCAGAACTTTTTATTTCCAGATACCATTCTTTAAGAAGTTCCTGAGAGGTAGAATAACCCAAGGCATGTCATATCAATACTAACAAGAGCAATCTAGATCATCAATAAGTTGAATTATATATACCACAAGAGACATTCGTAACCTAGCTTTATAAGGCATGTAACACTAACTCCTACAGGGCTGCCTCAAGACACTGCCTGTGAAAGACCAAATGAGGGTGTAGATTTTGACACTGTTTATGCTTCATACTTCGAAGTATGAGGTCATGGTTAACAAACTATTGTGCATATATTATGTCCTCAAGGCATAATTGACATGATACTCAACCTCAACTCCAATACTACTCCAAGAATTAAAATCTTTACGTAAaactgtttttcctttttcatcttttttttttttttgataggtaaagataaTTCATTAAAAAGAGGCGCCAAAAAAGCGACTCAAAGTATActcctttttcatctttttaacTAGCATCTGCTTTAGTTTCCATACTCAAACCACATTTGTTTTTTGGAGGTCCTTGTGTCAAGTAACTAGTATTTGCGTTTGGCAGAACTAGCTAGTTTATGGTCCTTTGTGTATATCCTCTTGGAAAGGGTCAGGGTGCATTTATGTTTTAGCTtactatctttatttgatttcattgattagCTGAGGTGCACGTGAGAGAGGGTGTTGTTTTTGTGTACCCCTCTTCTTTTTTGGCCTTAGGTGCCttgtatacatttttttttttgataagtaagcaagatattcataaaaaaaggctaaacgccacaaagcatacagggagtatacaagctGGCTACagcccaaaaaagaaaaggaccagAAAGAACTACCTCCCCtcaagtggaagctatccactccaagaaacctataagggagaaagactcctcatctaaatacactttggcccaattccacaggttacaaataaaagaattctttaatctctgaatattcaactcaccccccctaaaagctaatctattcctctccttccaaaccgtccaaaaaatacacaacggaatggatttccaaatctttttccttttcttccctacaaatgaGCCCCTCCAGGAGATAAGagtctcctttacagtttctgggagAACCCACTTGATATctatcaacccaaaaataatatcccaaaggactctagtcactatacagtgtaaaagaatatgatttacattctcttcttcacagccacacaaaaaacaacaatttggtaGTTGCACCCCTCTAATCTGAAGCCTATCCAGAGTGAGCACCTTCTCCCAagtggcctcccaagcaaaaaaacatactttagttggcaccctatccACCCATATTTTCTTTGCGGGAAACACTGTGTCATTAGGTTTATCCAACAGCCTATAAGCATCTTTAACCCTGAAAAAGCCATTTCTTCCTTGCCTCCAGTTAACAGAGTCATCCCCCAATGaaggcctatgacccctcaaaGTATGGAGCAAATCACCAACCATGTCCagctcccagtcattaaagtCCCTCTCAAAAACAAGATTCCACTCTCCTTGGCCCGAGTcttgatcccacatttcctcaatcGTGGCATCTCTATGCGCAGCAAGGACAAAAAGATGGTTGAAACATTGGGACAACGGAATATTAGTGCACCATctgtctttccaaaatttaattttggaacCCTTCCCAACTATAAAAGCCAAATTCTCCCAGCACCATTCTGAttctttcataatctccttccaaacccctactccagcCGCCCCATTGACTTTCTTAGACCTCCATCCATgttcctcttgcccatatttcgtagagatcacttgtttccaaaggttatccttttcacaagcgaacctccaaatccacttgcccagCAAGGCTCTATTCAAAGTGGCTATTCTCCTTAACCCTAGCCCACCATTGAGTTTTTCTGAACAGACCACATCCCATTTAACTAGATGAACTTTTCCTCCCAAGTGTCCAACCCCccataggaaatctctttgggttttctccaCTCTTTTAGCAACGGACTTGGGCATGCGGAAGATAGACATTTGGTAAATTGGCATACTAGTCAAAGTACTTTTTATGAGAGTGATCCTCCCCCCTTTGGAGAtgtactgtcttttccaaagagCAAGTCTCCTCCTGACCCTCTCCTCCACTCCGTCCCATATAGAAGAAGCCCTATTGGGGGCCCCTAAGGGGAGCCCCAAGTAGTGAGAGGGCAAAgaccccaccctgcaccctAACTCAGCTGCCAACTCAAGAATCTCCTCCACTTCTCCAACTGGGATGATTTCGCTTTTGGCTAGATTAATACGAAGTCCTGAGgccgcttcaaaccaaaagagaagCCAGCTTAAATGAGATACTTGCTCTTTGCTCGCCTCACAAAACACAATAGTATCATCAGCAAAAAATAGATGAGAGATATTCAATGAAGATCTTCTACCACCCCGAATATTGCACCCTGTTAGATATCCCCCCTCCACCACTCTCCTGATAAGAACGTCCAGAATCTCCATTCCTATAACaaagaggtaaggggatagaggGTCCCCCTGACGAAGCCCTCTAGTGCTAGGGAAAAACCCAGCTGACACTCCATTAACAAGAATAGAGAATTTAGCAAAAGACACACAGTTCCACATCCATCCCACCCACTTggtcccaaagcccattttttgaaGGACCTTCATTAAGAATTTCCAATTGATGCTGTCATAcgctttttctatatccaatttaCAGATAATacccttttcctttctcttctgCCACGAatctatcacctcattagcaattaaggaagcatccagaatttgtcttcccataacaaaggcattctgagcgCCAGATACCACCTTACCAATCACCTTTTTGAGCCTATTAGCTAAGACTTTAGCCAAAAGTTTGTAGAGCCCCCCCAATaggctaataggtctaaagtccCCCAAGTCCTCCGCCCCGCTTTTCTTAGGGATCAACACCAAGAAAGTGTTGTTGAGGCTCCTAACAGAGGCATTATGCTCATGAAACTCTTTAAACAACTCCATGATCTCCTCTTTTGTGAAGTCCCATACGTTTTGCCAAAAGGCTACAGTAAAGCCATCCGGAcctggggctttatccccattcatctccatcagtGCCGAATGAATCTCACTCTCTGAAAAAGGAACTTTCAGGCTCTCTGCTTCTTGCTGGTTGATGCAATCCACCTGGATGCTACCAATATCCGCCTGCCATACCAAGTCTTCAAAAAGCACCTGCTGAAACGAGTTCACAACTCCTTCTCTCACCTCCTGCTCCTTTGTCAGTCACTCCCCATTAACCTTAATTCTGCCCATAGTGCTGTTCCTTCGGTGTGCACTAGCCATTCTATGGAAGAACCCCGTGTTTCTGTCCCCCTCCCTTAACCAAATCTCCCTTGAATGCTGTCTCCAATGGGCTTCCTCCAACAGCACCCATTTCTTAAATGAGTCCTTGGCTTCCTTTTTAAAATCAGCTTCCTCCACAGTCAAgtttctctcactttccacctTATCCCAATGGTCTACTTGCTCTAAGGCTGCAGCTTTATTGGTCTCCAGCCTCCCAAAAACCTCTTTGTTCCAAACTCTCagattctttttaatttccttcattttaacaTTCAATCTGAAGCTAGCGCTGCCCCTGACCTCAATCCCCTGCCACCATGATCTCACCATGTCTTTAAACCCCTCaaccttcagccacatattttcaaatctaaacgGGGTGGGGCCTCTACTAATTCCACCCCCCTCTAACACGATTGGGAAATGATCAGAAATTGGACGAGATAACCTGATCTGAGTGACTCCATTAAACTGATCTAACCAACTTTGGGAGACTAAAAATCTGTCTAGCCTCGCCCACGCCTGATTATTAAGCCCCCCATTCCAGGTGAACTCTCCCCCCTGCAAAGGCAAGTCCACCAGCTCTAATTCATCCACAGTCTCTGCAAATCTCCTCATGGCTGAACTGATTCTACTTTGGCTGCTCCTTTCTTGCTGAAACAGAATAACATTGAAGTCCCCACCAAGACACCAGGGATCGTCCCAAAGACCTCTTATCGCCCCAAGTTCCTCCCACATACCTTCCCTTTCCACTTTAGTAAAAGGACCATACACTCCCGTAAAAACCCAAGTAGCCCCATTTTCAATAGTCTTGAATCTACAAGACAGAGTAAAAAGGCCCTCCTCCCAATCCAATATATCCAAGACCCTCTTGTCCCACCAAATCAAAATGCCACCCGCAGCCCCCTCCGCATTAAGGACTCTCCAATCTAAAAATCTTCCTGTACCCAGGCTTCTCACAATGCCTTCCGACATCTCCTGAATCTTAGTTTCCTGAATACACATTAGGTCCACCCTCTGACTCCTTATAtagttcttaataattttcctctTAGAGCTGTCATtagctcccctcacattccaacttatAATCTTCAACTTCATTGGACAACTATCAGCTGATCCCCCTTGCCCTGAAAAGGACCTTTCTGCTTATTCCCCCCCTCATAATTGACGGAGCATTCCAGCCTCTTTAGTTCCCTTTCGAATTTGGTTTTCTCCAAGAGCTCCTTACTGTGGATCTTTTCCCTCCTCTTTCTGATTTTAGTCAGAAAGTTCAATATCTCCCTCTCCAACCCCTCCGTAGAGAATCCCAGAAATTCGCTAAATTTTGCTAAATTGCCATCCTCCCATAGttcctctttctcattttcattgtcTTGAGTTCCTGATGCATCAGCATTCCCCTCCTTGCCCCTAGCTTTGCCTCGGTTTTTACTGGCCTCTCCCAACTTCCAGGATCCCTTCTCTTTTTCGACATTCCCCTCATAGACTGTTAGCCAAGTTGACTTATCCCCCCATAACTCCTCCTCTAATCCCCCTGGATGATCAAAAGACTCCCCCTCTAGAGCCCGATCAAAattagaagaaagagaagaagaatccCCCATAGCCCGATTTCCTTTAGGATTGGAATTCAGGACATACCTCTTGGCTTCTTCTTTAAGCGCACGGTCAGTCAAGGATAAGCCTTCATCCCTCTGTTCCCTTCTGATCTCTACTGGCTCCCAACACAGCAAGGGATCCTCTGGAGTGGATCCTATTTTGGAGATGAAACGGCCCAAAAGACCAGCCTTCTCTTGGGCAGCAATTGGGCCCTCCCTTTCCCATCCTTCCATTTCTGCATAAGAGTGGCAGCCCATCTCAGCAGCCCAGTTAGATGGGCCTGTCTCTGACTCACCGGCCACctttgattttccttttaatttttggcCCAGAAGCCCATCTAGCTTAACCAACCCATCTTCCTTCTCCTGCTCCTTAACACTCATATTTGGGCCATATGAGGACGACCCAACCATTTTACCATCTAAATAATCCCAGTTCCTAGGCGACGGGCCATGGACTTGGTTCCCGGGCCCTAAGCCCGGCCCATTCTCCTGCAGAGCCTTCCCATCATCTGGCAGGAGCAGTCCCTCGATTCCCGCTCCTCTCAGATCCTTCCCCACGCTCTTCTCCGCGCGTGAAAGCATATCATCCCTGTCCTTGGTTCTCCTGGTGCTTTCCGCCGCGGAAGAGCTCCTTTTCACCACCGGTCTAACTTCCCACCACAGCGACAAAGAATAGACCTCCTCCTCTACCTGAATTTCTAGCATACTCGGTCTAAAATCGCCTCTTAGTTTGACCAGAACCCTAGCCCATTGAATTTCCCCCATCATCCTTGTCCGTTCATCAATTTCAACAAATCCCCCACATTCATCCCCTATTTTCTTCAGTATCGTCGGGCTCCATAACGAGACTGGCAGACCAAAAATTTTAAGCCAGGCTTCCTGAATCGTCTCCTCCTCTACCCAACAGCCCGTCTTTGAATTCCAGAGGTCTAAATTCAAGTGGACTCCTCCTATTACTCTGCTCCCCGATGAGACCACTCGGTGAGCCTCTCTTATGTCTTCAAACTCCAACAAGACCCTACCTCGTTCCAGCTTGGCCAGCCCTAGCTTGCTTTTTAAGCCCCACGAGCTCGCCCAAAGCCTCCCCAGCCtctccatattttcttcttcctttttgttgGATTTCCAGCTCGCGACAAGGCAGTGTTCCAGCTTCTGTAGGTTTCCAGCCATCTCCTCCCTCGAGACCTTCATCTTGATCGTGTTTATGCCTTTCCAGTTGGAGTGCTTGACTGCTTCTACGTATGACTTCACCGGAGAGGTTTTTCCGCCGGCCCAATCTTCCTGTAACTCCATTCTTCTTCCAGCCAGCTTTTCCATTTGACAGATCATCTCCGCCATGTCCGTCCATCCTTTTCTGTCCCTCCTACCTCTCGGTAAGAAGATGCAGAACCTTCTGCGTTCCAGATCAACAACCCCCAACCTTAAAAAACCACCCGCTCTGTTGGAGCCCCGAGCCAAGGTGAACCGTTTGCCTCTTTCTCTCCAC
This window contains:
- the LOC117908874 gene encoding post-GPI attachment to proteins factor 3 isoform X2; the protein is MMVDRYWIAFFAVFVYLVRVFEASVGDADPLYRACVEQCEKTGCVGERCFPHCKFPSDGAVVDGPWYLQEPLYLRWKQWDCQSDCRYYCMLDREKEREALGNGPVKYHGKWPFKRVYGIQEPASVALSALNLAMQFHGWLSFFILLNYKLPLKPNKKAYYEYTCLWHIYGLLSMNSWFWSAVFHSRDVDLTEKLDYSSAVALLGFSLILAILRCFNVRVEAARVMVSAPLLAFVTTHILYLNFYKFDYGWNMKVCVVMGVAQLLIWAIWAGVTRHPSRWKLWTVVVGGGLAMLLEIYDFPPYEGFVDAHALWHATTIPLTYIWWSFIKDDAEFQTANLLKKVK
- the LOC117908874 gene encoding post-GPI attachment to proteins factor 3 isoform X3 yields the protein MVDRYWIAFFAVFVYLVRVFEASVGDADPLYRACVEQCEKTGCVGERCFPHCKFPSDGAVVDGPWYLQEPLYLRWKQWDCQSDCRYYCMLDREKEREALGNGPVKYHGKWPFKRVYGIQEPASVALSALNLAMQFHGWLSFFILLNYKLPLKPNKKAYYEYTCLWHIYGLLSMNSWFWSAVFHSRDVDLTEKLDYSSAVALLGFSLILAILRCFNVRVEAARVMVSAPLLAFVTTHILYLNFYKFDYGWNMKVCVVMGVAQLLIWAIWAGVTRHPSRWKLWTVVVGGGLAMLLEIYDFPPYEGFVDAHALWHATTIPLTYIWWSFIKDDAEFQTANLLKKVK
- the LOC117908874 gene encoding post-GPI attachment to proteins factor 3 isoform X1, whose product is MYSVYQFHQVNYGGPLRCSDNIFREPLHFHASVLQIMMVDRYWIAFFAVFVYLVRVFEASVGDADPLYRACVEQCEKTGCVGERCFPHCKFPSDGAVVDGPWYLQEPLYLRWKQWDCQSDCRYYCMLDREKEREALGNGPVKYHGKWPFKRVYGIQEPASVALSALNLAMQFHGWLSFFILLNYKLPLKPNKKAYYEYTCLWHIYGLLSMNSWFWSAVFHSRDVDLTEKLDYSSAVALLGFSLILAILRCFNVRVEAARVMVSAPLLAFVTTHILYLNFYKFDYGWNMKVCVVMGVAQLLIWAIWAGVTRHPSRWKLWTVVVGGGLAMLLEIYDFPPYEGFVDAHALWHATTIPLTYIWWSFIKDDAEFQTANLLKKVK